Proteins co-encoded in one Ciconia boyciana chromosome 14, ASM3463844v1, whole genome shotgun sequence genomic window:
- the SLC32A1 gene encoding vesicular inhibitory amino acid transporter, with protein MATLLRSKLSNVATSVSNKSQAKMSGMFARMGFQAATDEEAVGFAHCDDLDMEHRQGLQMDILKSDGGEEGAEPPLEGDIHYQRDGTGPLPPSASKEAGVCSELSGQGKPKITAWEAGWNVTNAIQGMFVLGLPYAILHGGYLGLFLIIFAAVVCCYTGKILIACLYEENEDGEIVRVRDSYVDIANACCAPRFPTLGGRIVNVAQIIELVMTCILYVVVSGNLMYNSFPNLPVSQKSWSIIATAVLLPCAFLKNLKAVSKFSLLCTLAHFVINILVIAYCLSRARDWAWDKVKFYIDVKKFPISIGIIVFSYTSQIFLPSLEGNMQNPKEFHCMMNWTHIAACILKGLFALVAYLTWADETKEVITDNLPSTIRAVVNIFLVAKALLSYPLPFFAAVEVLERSLFQDGNRAFFPNCYGGDGRLKSWGLTLRCALVVFTLLMAIYVPHFALLMGLTGSLTGAGLCFLLPSLFHLKLLWRKLLWHHVFFDVAIFVIGGICSVSGFIHSLEGLIEAFRTNAED; from the exons ATGGCCACCCTCCTCCGCAGCAAGCTTTCCAACGTGGCCACCTCGGTGTCCAACAAGTCCCAGGCGAAGATGAGCGGCATGTTCGCGAGGATGGGCTTCCAGGCGGCCACCGACGAGGAGGCGGTGGGGTTCGCCCACTGCGACGACCTGGACATGGAGCACCGGCAAGGGCTGCAGATGGACATCCTCAAGTCCGACGGCGGCGAGGAGGGCGCCGAGCCGCCCCTGGAAGGGGACATCCACTACCAGCGGGACGGCACCGGGCCCCTGCCGCCCTCCGCCTCCAAGGAGGCGGGCGTCTGCTCGGAGCTCTCCGGGCAGGGCAAGCCCAAGATCACGGCCTGGGAGGCGGGCTGGAACGTCACCAACGCCATCCAG GGGATGTTTGTTCTGGGCCTGCCCTATGCCATCCTTCACGGTGGATACCTAGGactctttttaataattttcgCTGCAGTGGTTTGCTGCTACACTGGGAAAATCCTTATTGCCTGTCTTTATGAAGAGAATGAGGATGGGGAGATAGTCAGGGTGAGAGACTCCTACGTGGACATAGCGAACGCCTGCTGCGCGCCCCGCTTCCCCACCCTCGGGGGCAGAATTGTGAACGTGGCTCAGATCATTGAACTGGTCATGACCTGCATCCTCTATGTGGTGGTCAGTGGGAACCTGATGTACAACAGCTTCCCCAACCTGCCTGTCTCCCAGAAGTCGTGGTCCATCATTGCCACGGCAGTGCTCCTGCCTTGTGCGTTCTTGAAGAACCTCAAGGCAGTCTCCAAGTTCAGCTTGCTCTGCACATTAGCCCACTTTGTGATCAACATCTTGGTGATCGCCTACTGCCTCTCCAGGGCACGCGACTGGGCCTGGGACAAAGTCAAGTTTTACATTGACGTAAAGAAGTTTCCCATCTCCATTGGCATCATTGTATTCAGCTACACCTCTCAGATCTTTCTGCCTTCCTTGGAGGGGAACATGCAGAACCCCAAGGAGTTTCATTGCATGATGAACTGGACTCACATAGCAGCTTGCATCCTTAAGGGACTCTTTGCCTTGGTCGCCTATCTGACCTGGGCTGATGAGACCAAGGAAGTCATTACAGACAACTTGCCGTCCACCATTAGGGCAGTAGTCAACATTTTCTTGGTGGCCAAAGCCTTGCTGTCGTACCCCTTGCCGTTCTTTGCGGCTGTGGAAGTCCTGGAGCGGTCCCTTTTCCAAGATGGAAACAGGGCGTTCTTCCCCAATTGCTATGGGGGTGACGGGCGGCTCAAATCCTGGGGACTCACCCTCAGATGTGCCCTGGTAGTCTTCACCCTGCTCATGGCTATCTATGTGCCGCATTTTGCCCTCTTGATGGGTCTTACTGGGAGCCTCACAGGCGCAGGGCTCTGTTTCCTGCTCCCCAGTCTTTTCCACCTCAAACTCTTGTGGAGGAAGCTCTTGTGGCACCATGTCTTCTTTGATGTCGCCATTTTCGTTATAGGTGGTATCTGCAGCGTCTCTGGGTTCATCCACTCTTTAGAAGGCCTCATAGAGGCCTTCAGAACCAATGCTGAAGACTAA